Proteins encoded in a region of the Leptolyngbya sp. FACHB-261 genome:
- a CDS encoding DUF4278 domain-containing protein, with translation MQLSYRGIAYNAKSSVTTSSGEIIGQYRGAALRAQRFTVPATHKFAACLQYRGVGAQSSAHGSISSTLASSF, from the coding sequence ATGCAACTTTCTTACCGTGGTATTGCCTACAACGCTAAGTCCTCTGTTACGACTAGCTCAGGTGAGATTATTGGTCAGTACCGAGGCGCAGCACTAAGAGCCCAACGCTTCACGGTGCCTGCAACTCATAAATTTGCCGCCTGTCTGCAGTATCGGGGAGTGGGTGCTCAGTCTAGCGCTCATGGTTCTATTTCTTCAACTCTAGCTAGCAGCTTCTAA
- a CDS encoding CHAT domain-containing protein, whose product MTLKVIKNLGLLFTILYLRGLGSAEPVLAQAIVPAPDGTGTQVDREGNRFNIGGGQLSRDGANLFQSFSQFGLNESQIANFLSNPNIVNILGRVTGGDVSVINGLIQVTGGNSNLFLMNPSGIIFGPNAQLNVPASFTATTATSIGFGSHWFNAIGSNDYAALIGTPSAFAFAANQPGSIINAGNLEVQSGQTLTLLGGTIASTGQLSAPAGQVVVTTVPGTNLVRLSQPGHLLSLDIPLPVSGNQPGNWTLPVLSLPELLTGRGEENVAGLSVGRDGQVALAGSGGLLVEAGDVVARAVTAGTATLSAARNLTLVESQLHTTGDLNLLAQDTVRVRDSTANPSLVQAGSNLYIQGNQGIDILALNHPEIPFQSGGNLSLVSSGNVSGDAHFASAGDFSILNLAGGSGNFVSLYDPVITVGGDYNAGAYTGVALKVVAGGNIAFGGNIRITGPDTNPGSIPTTDPDANILTSSSALILQAGANISTRSISTASTEATGSGGPIRLSAGGDITVNALTNEQGTAIALNSTSVGNVTGNAGDVTLNANGNITIIGGPDINNRPAAINAIKAPGSGSGNAGNINLSSGGAINITGLLDTGNSSSGGTGGSIILDAQNDLTAGAINSGGTGSGNGGNISLTSRAGTIRTTGRVGSSTSGNGTGGAIALNSPNGITTATLESVGGSSGGLINLDSEGDITTGVITLGSNAGMGGGELIVNTPRTIDLSAGIVSTGADISLAQNELPSNIVLPESVNTGGGDFSLRFGSDFQLTSSISTAGGDFSLASPGTLTISNSVQTAGGDITLTGSTLNITNPLDSSSSANGGDITLSATAGTVTSRDLISSGAIRGGQINISAQTNITTGAINSSSNSGEGGSVSLNPQGDITVTSINAGGGASGSGGRVDVTTDRFFRATGTFSDQNGIAASISTAGGTGSGAITIQHGGGANSTPFIVGNATTNGTAGAITSGAANTIAPTQSFLDPFTQGNIQIVTQAQPPTSPPPSLVPSQSDVLPILGLNPTTDFPSNFSFAGNVLPTEVDPVAALERIITRQFDDYLDLPGDVPSLDLRDARAILSRIERETGIKPGVIYAIFVPEEIANKAPVGQTSLEPISGQLGPQGAILRHLIEQQIRPQNRRPERGSDRLELVLVTARGQLMGQLVPDATRAKVLELTKRFQGEIRNPIRRRSTTYLGPAQQAYRWLVEPLRTELQAQDIDNLVFIMADVGLRSMPLAAMHDGQRFLIENYSVGLMPSLSLTDTRYASVKAAQVLAMGASEFTDQEFLPAVPVELSAIKQGSWQGRFFLNQDFTLENLKAQSQQIPFDIIHLATHAEFQPGSPRNSYIQLWSESKLRLNQLEQVGRRESLELLILSACRTALGDRDAELGFAGVAVQARTKSALGSLWSVSDIGASGLVAEFYQQLRTAPIKAEALRQAQLAMLRGQVRLEDRQLRWSGGSLPLPPELFRLGDLELSHPYYWSAFTMIGSPW is encoded by the coding sequence GTGACGCTTAAAGTTATCAAAAATCTTGGTCTGCTATTCACTATTCTTTACTTGCGAGGATTGGGAAGTGCTGAGCCCGTCCTTGCACAAGCAATCGTGCCAGCTCCAGATGGCACAGGCACCCAAGTTGATCGTGAGGGTAACCGCTTCAATATTGGGGGTGGTCAACTTTCGAGAGATGGGGCAAATCTCTTCCAAAGTTTCAGTCAGTTTGGCTTGAACGAGAGTCAGATTGCCAACTTTCTTTCAAACCCCAATATCGTCAATATTCTGGGGCGAGTCACGGGTGGTGACGTCTCGGTGATCAATGGGCTGATTCAGGTGACGGGTGGGAACTCCAACTTGTTTCTAATGAATCCATCGGGCATTATTTTTGGCCCCAATGCTCAGCTGAACGTCCCAGCCAGTTTCACGGCAACGACTGCTACCAGCATTGGCTTTGGTTCGCACTGGTTCAATGCAATTGGTTCTAATGATTATGCCGCGCTAATAGGCACACCTAGCGCCTTTGCCTTCGCAGCTAATCAGCCCGGTTCAATTATCAATGCGGGCAACCTAGAAGTCCAATCTGGCCAAACGCTAACTCTACTGGGCGGCACCATTGCTAGTACGGGTCAACTCTCAGCACCAGCAGGTCAGGTAGTTGTGACTACGGTTCCAGGCACAAATCTGGTGCGGTTGAGCCAACCAGGACATCTGCTGAGTTTAGATATTCCACTGCCAGTTTCTGGGAATCAACCGGGCAACTGGACATTACCAGTTCTATCCTTACCTGAATTACTAACTGGCAGAGGTGAGGAGAATGTGGCAGGGCTGTCTGTGGGTCGTGACGGCCAAGTAGCCCTCGCTGGGTCTGGCGGCCTCTTAGTCGAAGCCGGGGACGTGGTCGCACGCGCTGTTACAGCCGGGACTGCCACCCTGTCAGCGGCCCGTAATTTAACCTTGGTCGAAAGCCAACTGCACACAACTGGAGATTTGAATCTACTCGCTCAGGATACGGTCAGGGTGCGCGACAGCACCGCGAACCCGTCTCTTGTGCAGGCGGGCAGCAATCTCTACATTCAAGGCAACCAGGGCATTGATATCCTGGCACTCAATCATCCTGAAATACCCTTTCAAAGTGGAGGCAACTTAAGCTTAGTCAGCAGTGGCAATGTTTCTGGTGATGCTCACTTTGCAAGTGCCGGTGATTTTTCAATTCTCAATTTAGCGGGTGGCTCTGGCAACTTTGTCAGTCTCTACGATCCTGTGATTACCGTGGGTGGAGATTACAACGCCGGTGCTTACACAGGGGTTGCGCTTAAAGTTGTGGCAGGCGGAAACATTGCGTTCGGGGGCAATATTAGAATTACGGGACCGGATACCAATCCTGGTTCTATTCCTACTACTGACCCAGACGCTAATATCTTAACCAGCAGTTCAGCCTTGATCCTTCAAGCTGGAGCCAACATTTCAACTCGCAGTATTAGCACTGCATCGACTGAGGCAACCGGTAGTGGTGGTCCCATTCGTCTGTCAGCGGGTGGTGATATTACAGTCAATGCTCTAACCAATGAGCAAGGAACGGCAATCGCGCTTAACTCAACCTCTGTTGGCAACGTTACCGGCAACGCTGGGGATGTCACGTTGAACGCGAATGGAAATATCACCATTATTGGCGGCCCCGATATTAACAATAGACCTGCTGCTATCAACGCAATTAAAGCACCTGGCTCTGGCAGTGGGAATGCTGGCAATATCAACCTTTCCAGTGGTGGAGCTATTAACATTACAGGCTTATTAGATACTGGAAACAGCTCTTCGGGTGGAACTGGCGGGAGCATTATTCTTGATGCTCAAAATGATCTTACTGCCGGAGCCATTAATTCCGGAGGCACGGGCAGCGGTAATGGCGGCAATATTTCCCTGACCAGTAGAGCAGGCACTATTAGAACCACAGGTAGAGTGGGCTCTAGCACTAGTGGCAATGGTACTGGCGGTGCCATTGCCTTAAATTCTCCGAACGGCATCACGACTGCGACCCTAGAATCTGTAGGCGGAAGTAGTGGTGGCCTGATTAATCTTGATTCTGAAGGGGATATCACTACAGGTGTGATTACACTCGGTTCCAATGCAGGAATGGGTGGAGGAGAGTTAATTGTCAATACGCCTAGAACCATTGACCTGTCAGCAGGTATTGTCTCAACTGGCGCAGATATCTCTTTGGCACAAAACGAGCTGCCCAGCAACATCGTGCTACCCGAGAGTGTCAACACGGGTGGCGGAGATTTCTCCTTACGCTTTGGCAGTGACTTTCAATTAACCAGCTCTATTTCAACGGCTGGTGGAGATTTTTCTCTAGCTAGCCCTGGGACGCTAACTATTTCCAATTCTGTGCAGACGGCTGGAGGAGATATTACCCTAACTGGTTCAACCCTTAATATTACAAACCCTCTAGATTCCAGCTCCAGCGCTAATGGAGGAGATATTACCCTCAGCGCAACCGCAGGCACAGTTACCAGTCGTGATCTCATCTCTTCAGGAGCAATCAGAGGCGGACAAATCAACATATCTGCTCAAACTAACATCACCACTGGAGCGATAAACTCCAGTTCTAATTCTGGTGAGGGTGGTTCGGTCAGTCTTAATCCTCAAGGTGACATTACCGTTACCTCAATCAATGCAGGCGGAGGAGCCAGTGGTTCAGGGGGAAGAGTTGATGTAACCACTGACCGTTTCTTCAGAGCAACAGGAACTTTTTCTGATCAAAATGGGATAGCTGCAAGCATCTCTACTGCTGGTGGAACTGGCAGCGGAGCCATTACCATTCAACATGGGGGCGGAGCAAATTCAACTCCATTTATTGTGGGAAATGCTACGACTAATGGTACAGCTGGAGCGATTACCAGTGGAGCTGCAAATACGATTGCCCCAACTCAATCTTTCCTCGATCCCTTCACTCAAGGCAATATTCAAATCGTTACTCAAGCGCAACCGCCAACATCGCCACCACCGTCACTAGTGCCATCGCAGAGTGATGTATTACCAATTTTAGGGCTCAATCCAACCACGGATTTTCCCTCAAATTTTTCCTTCGCTGGTAATGTTCTTCCTACTGAAGTTGATCCAGTTGCTGCTCTTGAGCGGATAATCACCCGTCAGTTTGATGACTATTTGGATCTGCCTGGGGATGTTCCCAGTCTCGATCTGAGGGATGCTCGCGCAATCCTCAGCCGGATCGAAAGGGAAACAGGAATTAAGCCGGGAGTGATCTATGCAATTTTTGTACCTGAAGAGATAGCTAATAAAGCACCAGTCGGCCAGACCAGTTTAGAACCAATCAGTGGACAACTTGGCCCGCAAGGTGCAATCCTCAGGCACTTAATAGAGCAACAGATTCGACCCCAAAACAGGCGTCCAGAGCGAGGCAGTGACCGACTAGAACTTGTGCTGGTTACAGCGCGAGGACAGTTGATGGGTCAGCTAGTGCCCGATGCGACACGCGCTAAAGTATTGGAGTTGACCAAGAGGTTCCAGGGCGAAATTAGAAACCCAATTCGCAGGAGAAGTACGACCTATTTAGGCCCAGCTCAACAAGCCTATCGTTGGCTAGTTGAACCCCTGCGCACAGAGTTGCAAGCCCAGGATATTGATAACCTGGTCTTTATCATGGCCGATGTCGGTTTGCGCTCTATGCCACTAGCTGCAATGCACGATGGTCAGAGATTTCTGATTGAGAATTACAGCGTTGGTCTAATGCCCAGCCTCAGCTTAACGGACACTCGCTATGCCAGTGTGAAAGCTGCCCAGGTTTTAGCGATGGGGGCGTCAGAATTTACCGATCAGGAGTTCTTGCCTGCTGTACCAGTGGAGCTGTCTGCGATCAAGCAAGGCTCTTGGCAGGGCCGATTTTTTCTGAACCAAGACTTTACCTTGGAGAATTTGAAGGCACAAAGCCAACAGATTCCTTTCGATATTATTCACTTGGCAACTCATGCGGAGTTCCAACCTGGCTCGCCGCGTAATTCCTACATTCAGCTTTGGAGTGAATCAAAGCTGCGGCTGAACCAACTCGAACAGGTAGGCCGACGGGAATCTCTTGAATTGCTGATCCTGAGTGCCTGTCGAACAGCCTTGGGGGATCGAGACGCAGAGTTAGGCTTTGCAGGGGTTGCAGTTCAGGCTAGAACCAAGTCTGCCTTGGGAAGTTTGTGGTCGGTTAGCGATATAGGCGCCTCGGGATTAGTTGCGGAATTTTATCAGCAGTTGAGGACAGCCCCAATTAAGGCGGAAGCGCTAAGGCAAGCACAACTAGCCATGCTAAGGGGACAAGTGCGTTTAGAAGATCGCCAGCTGCGTTGGTCAGGGGGAAGCTTACCTTTGCCCCCAGAGCTTTTTAGATTGGGAGACCTTGAGTTATCCCATCCCTACTACTGGTCAGCTTTTACAATGATTGGTAGCCCCTGGTAG